Proteins from a single region of Flaviflexus salsibiostraticola:
- the hisC gene encoding histidinol-phosphate transaminase, translating to MSLFRDDLSAIPAYVPGRPGADPSVIKLSSNEMPYGPFPSVQAVIAQGIGSLHMYPDMHATRLTARIAAFHGVSADSIVASNGSVAMIEKILDAACFPGSEVVIAWRSFEAYPIAITVAGGTAVPVPLTPAGGHDLDAMADAVTDRTAAIMVCSPNNPTGTALTHRELFRFLKRVGDDVLVVLDEAYIDFVRMVDPIRSVELLADHPNLVILRTFSKAYSLAGLRVGYAIAHPDVAATLRAVATPFGVNSLSQSAAIAALDEADEVRMRTDFVAAERKRVAAELAALGFDVPRSEANFLWLEMADTEPFVEAATRSGITVRAFPGDGVRISIGSTAANERITAAARLYAAR from the coding sequence ATGAGCCTGTTCCGTGATGACCTGTCCGCCATTCCCGCCTACGTGCCCGGCAGGCCCGGCGCGGACCCCTCGGTCATCAAACTCTCCTCGAACGAGATGCCCTACGGCCCGTTCCCCTCGGTTCAGGCCGTCATCGCCCAGGGCATCGGCTCCCTCCACATGTATCCGGACATGCACGCGACGAGGTTGACGGCGAGGATCGCCGCGTTTCACGGCGTGAGCGCGGACAGCATCGTCGCCTCGAATGGGTCGGTCGCCATGATCGAGAAGATCCTCGACGCCGCCTGCTTCCCGGGCAGTGAGGTCGTCATCGCCTGGCGCAGCTTCGAGGCCTACCCCATCGCCATCACCGTCGCTGGCGGCACGGCCGTTCCGGTCCCACTCACCCCGGCGGGCGGCCACGACCTCGATGCGATGGCGGATGCGGTCACGGACAGGACCGCCGCGATCATGGTCTGCTCACCGAATAACCCAACCGGCACGGCCCTCACCCACCGGGAGCTGTTCCGCTTCCTCAAGAGGGTGGGCGACGACGTGCTCGTCGTCCTCGATGAGGCCTACATCGACTTCGTCCGCATGGTCGACCCGATCCGCTCGGTCGAGCTCCTGGCCGATCACCCGAACCTTGTCATCCTCCGCACCTTCTCGAAGGCCTACTCGCTCGCCGGCCTCCGGGTCGGCTACGCGATCGCCCACCCGGACGTCGCCGCGACCCTCCGTGCGGTCGCCACCCCCTTCGGCGTCAACTCCCTCTCCCAGAGCGCGGCGATCGCCGCGCTCGACGAGGCGGACGAGGTGCGGATGAGGACGGACTTCGTCGCCGCCGAGCGGAAGCGCGTCGCGGCAGAACTTGCCGCACTCGGGTTCGACGTGCCGCGCTCTGAGGCGAACTTCCTGTGGCTGGAGATGGCGGACACGGAGCCGTTCGTTGAGGCCGCGACCCGCAGCGGGATCACCGTCCGCGCGTTCCCGGGCGATGGAGTCCGCATCAGCATCGGCTCGACCGCCGCGAACGAGCGGATTACGGCGGCTGCTCGTCTCTACGCCGCCCGGTGA
- a CDS encoding fructosamine kinase family protein, with amino-acid sequence MTFVKRGSRRQIAFEAAGLADLAAHGARAAELAWVEETSLATVRIESAPATREHARELGRMLASLHSHGGDRVFGQAPPGFDLAEHGAGTMGQEALPLVTGGARPWGVFYAEDRILPYLDSALAGGSIDADGADTIHALAERLRDGVFDTDDQPSILHGDLWSGNVMWSPSGAVLIDPASHTGHRESDLAQLTVFGVPHGEDIIGGYEEVHPLSDGWRERVGLHQLHILIVHASLFGGSYGNQTVRTAARYA; translated from the coding sequence ATGACCTTCGTCAAGCGGGGCAGTCGGCGCCAGATCGCCTTCGAGGCGGCGGGGCTGGCCGATCTTGCTGCGCACGGCGCCCGGGCCGCCGAACTCGCCTGGGTGGAGGAGACGTCGCTCGCGACAGTCCGGATCGAGAGCGCACCCGCCACGCGGGAGCATGCCCGCGAGCTCGGGAGGATGCTCGCCAGCCTTCATTCCCACGGCGGAGATCGCGTCTTCGGACAGGCCCCGCCCGGCTTCGACCTCGCCGAGCACGGCGCGGGGACCATGGGCCAGGAGGCCCTCCCTCTCGTGACCGGGGGTGCCCGGCCGTGGGGAGTCTTCTACGCGGAGGACCGGATCCTCCCCTACCTCGACTCCGCCCTCGCGGGCGGATCGATCGATGCCGATGGTGCCGACACGATCCATGCGCTCGCGGAGCGCCTGCGGGACGGCGTGTTCGACACCGACGATCAACCGTCGATCCTCCACGGCGATCTGTGGTCCGGGAACGTCATGTGGTCCCCGTCGGGGGCCGTGCTCATCGACCCCGCCTCGCACACCGGCCACCGGGAGTCGGACCTTGCGCAGCTCACCGTGTTCGGCGTGCCGCATGGTGAGGACATCATCGGCGGATACGAGGAGGTCCATCCCCTCTCGGACGGATGGCGAGAGCGGGTCGGCCTGCACCAGCTCCACATCCTCATCGTCCACGCCTCACTCTTCGGCGGCAGTTACGGCAACCAGACGGTCCGCACGGCGGCCCGCTACGCCTGA
- a CDS encoding AAA family ATPase, translating to MQVANGQIADEEMTRAREVLARIGEIFSATVVGQESLYRALIVALMARGHVLLESVPGLAKTTAAVTLSEAISGSFSRIQCTPDLMPNDIVGTQIYTYETGTFSTQLGPVHANMVLLDEINRSSAKTQSAMLEAMQERQTSIGGTIYRLPDPFMVLATQNPVDEEGTYVLPEAQMDRFLLKEVLTYPTPSEEIEILTKTAERAFGRETEPVTTDDVLFLQGIASRVYVDQAIKAYVVALINTTRGGGPRPIPDIGRHVRVGASPRGSLALMRVGQARALLEGRNYVVPDDIRIMRHSVLRHRLIRTYDALAAEIPPEAIIDSVFAAVPAP from the coding sequence ATGCAGGTTGCGAACGGTCAGATCGCCGACGAGGAGATGACGAGGGCCCGCGAGGTGCTGGCCCGGATCGGCGAGATCTTCTCGGCGACCGTCGTCGGACAGGAATCCCTCTACCGAGCCCTCATCGTCGCCCTCATGGCCCGCGGGCATGTCCTCCTCGAATCGGTGCCCGGGCTGGCGAAGACAACAGCCGCGGTCACCCTCTCGGAGGCGATCTCCGGCTCCTTCTCCCGCATCCAGTGCACGCCGGACCTCATGCCGAACGACATTGTCGGCACCCAGATCTACACGTACGAGACGGGCACGTTCTCAACCCAGCTCGGGCCCGTCCACGCGAACATGGTGCTGCTCGACGAGATCAACCGCTCGTCGGCGAAGACCCAGTCGGCGATGCTCGAGGCGATGCAGGAGCGGCAGACCTCGATCGGCGGGACCATCTATCGCCTGCCGGACCCGTTCATGGTGCTCGCCACCCAGAACCCGGTCGATGAGGAGGGCACATACGTCCTTCCCGAGGCGCAGATGGACAGGTTCCTCCTCAAGGAGGTCCTCACCTATCCCACCCCCTCCGAGGAGATCGAGATCCTCACGAAGACCGCGGAGCGGGCCTTCGGCAGAGAGACCGAGCCGGTCACGACCGATGATGTCCTCTTCCTCCAGGGCATCGCCAGCCGAGTCTACGTCGATCAGGCGATCAAGGCCTACGTCGTCGCCCTCATCAACACGACCCGGGGTGGCGGCCCCCGCCCCATCCCCGACATCGGCCGGCACGTCCGGGTCGGCGCCTCCCCGCGCGGCTCGCTCGCCCTCATGCGGGTCGGCCAGGCCCGCGCCCTCCTCGAGGGTCGGAACTATGTCGTCCCCGACGACATCAGGATCATGCGGCACTCGGTGCTCCGGCACCGGCTCATCCGCACCTACGACGCTCTCGCGGCCGAGATCCCGCCGGAGGCGATCATCGACTCCGTCTTCGCGGCGGTGCCTGCGCCATGA
- a CDS encoding vWA domain-containing protein, with the protein MVNPWALALPLVLLAIVAYRWSTPPRREGTVYVAHTLPGRLLPRYQARLRSLRLAAGAGLVVLAATAIAASVLVARPHSSEMRDEELASRDIVLCLDVSGSVIGFDSEVMEAFAELVGEFQGERVSLVIWNSNARVVFPLTDDYDLVSATLLEGAEALRTVPYTDVPADAEAYYSFTSGTFLTSTGGASLVGDGLVNCALQFDQPEEERSRSIILATDNEVSTPDAQIYTLPEAVRFADDRSIMIHGMYIETYYGSESFEARQLQSEIEAAGGYYLVAGDREAAAALLEQIEAQQAVALGADPVLILLDDPGVWPVLAAVGVALLIGIGWRYRL; encoded by the coding sequence ATGGTGAATCCCTGGGCGCTCGCCCTGCCGCTCGTCCTTCTCGCCATCGTCGCCTACCGGTGGTCGACCCCGCCCCGCCGGGAAGGCACCGTCTACGTCGCCCACACCCTGCCGGGCAGGCTCCTGCCCCGCTATCAGGCTCGGCTGCGGAGCCTCCGCCTCGCGGCCGGGGCGGGACTCGTCGTCCTCGCCGCCACCGCGATCGCCGCCTCCGTCCTCGTCGCACGGCCGCACTCGAGCGAGATGAGGGACGAGGAGCTCGCCTCGCGCGATATCGTCCTCTGCCTCGACGTCTCGGGCTCCGTCATCGGCTTCGACTCGGAGGTCATGGAGGCCTTCGCCGAGCTGGTCGGAGAGTTCCAGGGCGAGCGGGTCTCCCTCGTCATCTGGAACTCGAATGCCAGGGTCGTCTTCCCGCTCACGGATGACTACGACCTCGTCTCGGCCACACTCCTCGAAGGTGCCGAGGCCCTGCGGACCGTGCCGTACACCGACGTCCCGGCCGACGCGGAGGCGTACTACAGCTTCACATCGGGCACGTTCCTCACGAGCACAGGCGGCGCCTCGCTTGTCGGCGATGGGCTCGTCAACTGCGCGCTGCAGTTCGACCAGCCGGAGGAGGAGCGCTCGCGCAGCATCATCCTCGCCACCGACAACGAGGTCTCGACACCCGATGCACAGATCTACACGCTGCCCGAGGCCGTGCGCTTCGCGGACGACCGCAGCATCATGATCCACGGGATGTACATCGAGACCTACTACGGGTCGGAGAGCTTCGAGGCGCGCCAGCTCCAGTCCGAGATCGAGGCCGCCGGGGGCTACTATCTCGTCGCCGGCGATCGCGAGGCCGCGGCCGCGCTCCTCGAGCAGATCGAGGCCCAGCAGGCCGTCGCCCTCGGGGCCGACCCCGTCCTCATCCTGCTCGACGATCCGGGCGTGTGGCCGGTGCTCGCCGCGGTCGGCGTCGCCCTGCTCATCGGGATCGGATGGCGGTACCGGCTATGA
- a CDS encoding vWA domain-containing protein, with translation MRLMMLWPWPVTLAVTVLLGALCVAGWRRSKDTATLLRRGLMVAAVAALGLTPASQISAEERVSNADLFFVVDLTGSMAAEDYNGTEQRLDGVKADMRDIIDANPGARYSVIAFSSTATEQLPLTTDSRAALAWLETARRESTNFSEGSSLARPAPVLEDALTRAAENNPQNVRIVLVFSDGEDTADSDAEDSADYGAMAGLVDDGFVFGYGTEAGGRMLSSSWGTEDRGRYIQDPETGTDAISRIDEDNLRALADQLGLDYVHRDAPGGAGELVAEIPVDLLAADGREDSGRLNPILWPIGLVLLGLVGWELWHLTPQIAALRRAR, from the coding sequence ATGAGACTCATGATGCTGTGGCCCTGGCCGGTCACCCTCGCCGTCACCGTCCTTCTCGGAGCGCTCTGCGTGGCCGGGTGGCGCAGGTCCAAGGACACCGCGACCTTGCTGCGCCGCGGACTCATGGTCGCCGCCGTTGCCGCCCTCGGCCTGACTCCGGCCTCACAGATCTCGGCGGAGGAGCGGGTCTCGAACGCGGACCTCTTCTTCGTCGTCGACCTCACGGGATCGATGGCGGCGGAGGACTACAACGGCACGGAGCAGCGCCTTGACGGCGTCAAGGCGGACATGCGCGACATCATCGACGCGAACCCCGGCGCGCGCTATTCCGTCATCGCCTTCTCCTCGACCGCGACCGAGCAGCTGCCGCTGACGACCGACTCGCGGGCCGCCCTCGCCTGGCTGGAGACGGCCCGCCGGGAGTCGACGAACTTCTCCGAGGGCTCATCGCTCGCCCGACCCGCACCCGTGCTCGAGGACGCCCTCACGCGCGCCGCGGAGAACAACCCTCAGAATGTTCGCATCGTCCTCGTCTTCAGCGACGGGGAGGACACCGCCGACTCAGACGCCGAGGACAGTGCCGACTACGGCGCCATGGCGGGGCTGGTCGATGACGGCTTCGTCTTCGGGTACGGCACGGAGGCCGGCGGGCGGATGCTCAGCTCGTCCTGGGGTACGGAGGACCGCGGCCGGTATATCCAGGACCCCGAGACCGGTACGGATGCGATCTCCCGCATCGATGAGGATAATCTGCGCGCCCTCGCCGATCAGCTCGGCCTCGACTACGTCCACCGGGACGCCCCGGGCGGGGCCGGCGAGCTTGTGGCCGAGATCCCGGTCGATCTGCTCGCGGCGGACGGCCGGGAGGACAGTGGCCGACTCAATCCCATCCTGTGGCCGATCGGGCTGGTGCTGCTCGGCCTGGTCGGCTGGGAGCTGTGGCACCTGACGCCTCAGATTGCGGCCCTTCGGAGGGCGCGATGA
- a CDS encoding cytochrome c oxidase assembly protein, producing the protein MTTTLRLLNPAGISWPIIVGVLATIVAGLTTGIYAEALLADPGAATRWAVPLLTYARDFTAALTLGGFLVAATIYSPTMEERPRRRVTYDSPEWSRIMRFSRTAAIIWPIIEAALLIVTYSQVGGIALTSPSLGAGLWQFITAIELGQIMVWSVVLTVLVSIVAVMVSTLGGAAWGVGLSAVAMVPIALTGHASGAASHTLAVSSIYIHLLAMSAWVGGLIALLATAPRQRRLASYVHRYSAIAGWAVGLTVYSGFLAAFIRFNAPSELVTTSYGRLLLAKVLATGLLALAGLIHRRRTIAVVESTPRPFTRLAVGEGLLMAGIIGVAAALGNSAPPVPQDPVPDPSPTFLLSQNPVPPYPEAINYLTQWRLEPILALVAVVGIVQYVRWARRLRRRGDAWSGARTFSWVLGMVVFFWITNGGPTVYGAVLFSSHMFMHMVLAMVIPILMVLGAPVSLVARAVPARTDGSRGGREILLAVAHSRYGGFWANPIIAAINFAGSLVLFYFTDLFYLSLTTHVGHLLMVAHFTLAGYMFTNALIGIDPGPTRPPYALRLVLLFATMAFHAFFGIAVISSTSVLANEFFGWLGLPWGVDALADQEVGGAITWGIGEFPTVALAIAVAVAWSMSEDRQAKQSDRRADRDDDAELRAYNEMLAARARGGK; encoded by the coding sequence GTGACCACTACCCTACGCCTGCTCAATCCGGCGGGGATCTCCTGGCCGATCATCGTCGGAGTCCTCGCCACGATCGTCGCCGGTCTGACGACCGGAATCTACGCGGAGGCACTCCTCGCAGACCCGGGGGCGGCGACGCGGTGGGCGGTCCCTCTCCTCACGTACGCCCGCGACTTCACGGCAGCGCTCACCCTTGGCGGCTTCCTCGTCGCCGCGACCATCTACTCGCCGACGATGGAGGAGCGGCCGCGCAGGAGGGTCACGTACGATTCGCCCGAGTGGTCGCGGATCATGCGGTTCTCACGGACAGCGGCGATCATCTGGCCGATCATCGAGGCCGCGCTCCTCATCGTCACCTACTCGCAGGTCGGCGGCATCGCACTCACCTCTCCCTCCCTCGGCGCGGGCCTGTGGCAGTTCATCACCGCCATCGAGCTCGGCCAGATCATGGTCTGGTCCGTCGTCCTCACGGTGCTCGTCTCGATCGTCGCCGTCATGGTCTCAACCCTCGGCGGGGCCGCCTGGGGCGTGGGGCTCTCCGCCGTCGCCATGGTTCCGATCGCACTGACCGGCCACGCCTCCGGGGCCGCGTCCCACACGCTCGCCGTCTCCTCGATCTACATCCACCTGCTCGCCATGAGCGCGTGGGTGGGTGGCCTCATCGCCCTCCTCGCGACCGCGCCCCGGCAGCGCCGCCTCGCATCCTACGTCCACCGCTACTCGGCGATCGCGGGGTGGGCGGTGGGCCTGACGGTCTATTCGGGGTTCCTCGCGGCATTCATCCGCTTCAACGCACCGAGCGAGCTCGTGACGACGAGCTACGGCAGGCTGCTCCTTGCGAAGGTGCTCGCGACCGGCCTGCTCGCCCTCGCGGGCCTCATCCACCGCAGGCGGACGATCGCCGTCGTCGAGTCGACGCCGCGGCCCTTCACGCGTCTCGCCGTCGGCGAGGGCCTCCTCATGGCCGGGATCATCGGCGTGGCCGCAGCGCTTGGCAACTCGGCGCCGCCGGTGCCGCAGGACCCCGTGCCCGACCCGTCCCCGACCTTCCTCCTGTCGCAGAACCCTGTCCCGCCCTACCCGGAGGCGATCAACTACCTCACCCAGTGGCGACTGGAGCCGATCCTCGCCCTCGTCGCCGTCGTCGGCATTGTCCAGTACGTGCGCTGGGCCAGGCGCCTGCGGCGCCGGGGCGATGCATGGTCGGGTGCGCGGACGTTCTCATGGGTGCTCGGCATGGTCGTGTTCTTCTGGATCACGAACGGCGGGCCGACGGTCTACGGGGCGGTCCTCTTCTCGTCCCATATGTTCATGCACATGGTGCTCGCCATGGTCATCCCCATCCTCATGGTCCTCGGCGCGCCCGTCTCACTCGTGGCGCGGGCCGTGCCCGCCCGCACCGACGGCTCACGCGGCGGGCGGGAGATCCTCCTCGCGGTCGCCCACTCCCGCTACGGCGGCTTCTGGGCGAACCCGATCATCGCCGCCATCAACTTCGCGGGGTCCCTCGTCCTCTTCTACTTCACGGACCTCTTCTATCTCTCCCTCACGACGCATGTCGGTCACCTGCTCATGGTCGCCCACTTCACGCTGGCCGGGTACATGTTCACCAACGCCCTCATCGGGATCGACCCCGGACCGACACGGCCACCGTACGCGCTGCGTCTTGTCCTCCTGTTCGCGACGATGGCATTCCACGCCTTCTTCGGCATCGCCGTCATCTCCTCGACGAGCGTGCTCGCGAACGAGTTCTTCGGATGGCTGGGACTGCCGTGGGGGGTGGACGCCCTCGCCGACCAGGAGGTCGGCGGCGCCATCACCTGGGGCATCGGCGAGTTCCCAACCGTCGCGCTCGCGATCGCGGTCGCCGTCGCGTGGAGCATGTCCGAGGATCGGCAGGCGAAGCAGAGTGACCGCCGGGCCGACCGGGATGACGATGCCGAGCTGAGGGCCTATAACGAGATGCTGGCGGCCCGGGCGCGGGGCGGAAAATGA
- a CDS encoding YwiC-like family protein, translating into MASKGWVPNYHGAWAMIIVPPFVGMILSSFHLEHLLLLAVWWIGYFAFFSTGLWLRSRRKPRYRRPVIVYGALTALAGLPLALLVPELLIWIPVFAPLVLITLHQSINRRDRSLLNDTVTVLAAGLLTPVAFHLATVLGTVPAGRHGWEAWDWMWLAAASITAYFIGTAFYVKTNIRERGNEGFFWLAVGYHAVFAVAATVLAAMGVVPILHAIVWWAVTARTWAVATYSRRIGRRISAKAIGMWEVVTTIAVTGSLLL; encoded by the coding sequence ATGGCTTCTAAAGGGTGGGTGCCGAACTATCACGGCGCATGGGCGATGATCATCGTCCCTCCGTTCGTCGGAATGATCCTCTCCTCCTTCCATCTCGAGCATCTGCTCCTGCTCGCCGTGTGGTGGATCGGCTACTTCGCCTTCTTCTCGACCGGGCTGTGGCTGCGGTCCCGCCGTAAGCCCCGCTACCGCCGGCCCGTCATCGTCTACGGCGCGCTCACGGCGCTCGCGGGACTGCCGCTCGCTCTCCTCGTGCCGGAGCTCCTCATCTGGATCCCTGTCTTCGCGCCGCTCGTCCTCATCACCCTCCACCAGTCGATCAACCGGAGGGACCGCTCGCTGCTCAACGACACCGTCACGGTCCTCGCGGCCGGGCTCCTCACCCCGGTCGCCTTCCACCTCGCCACGGTCCTCGGCACCGTGCCCGCGGGCAGGCATGGTTGGGAGGCGTGGGACTGGATGTGGCTGGCGGCGGCCTCGATCACGGCCTACTTCATCGGCACCGCCTTCTACGTGAAAACGAACATCCGCGAGCGCGGCAACGAGGGGTTCTTCTGGCTGGCGGTCGGATATCACGCGGTCTTCGCCGTCGCTGCGACGGTGCTGGCGGCGATGGGGGTCGTCCCCATCCTTCACGCCATTGTCTGGTGGGCCGTCACCGCCCGGACGTGGGCGGTCGCCACCTATTCACGGAGGATCGGCCGGAGGATCTCGGCGAAGGCCATCGGCATGTGGGAGGTCGTGACGACCATCGCGGTGACCGGGTCGCTCCTCCTCTGA
- a CDS encoding DUF58 domain-containing protein has translation MRRRGNAASRMALVRARLELPTIRRAVGHAEGQHSSIYTGHGIDFDDQVDYQVGDEVSAIDWKSSARVGHPIIRRFERESDVFTQLVLDTGAEMLAAAPSGERKSDIALWAADVLAYLGSSRGDRLGLVWGDAVSGGALPARHGRDHLEFLLNRAASAYEQTRAGSDVAGLLGHVLTLTRQRSLIVLVTDEAWPQPSDVDILRRVRARHELLVVRVADMPMTADHERMVDIGQGIALPAYARRDPELARMLAEQRAALIEGTRRLLRAHRVKQSVVASSEDVVPVIVETLRRGVRG, from the coding sequence ATGAGGCGCAGGGGGAATGCCGCCTCCCGCATGGCTCTCGTGCGGGCCCGGCTCGAGCTGCCGACGATCCGCCGCGCGGTCGGGCACGCGGAGGGCCAGCATTCCTCGATCTATACCGGCCATGGAATCGACTTCGACGATCAGGTCGACTACCAGGTCGGTGATGAGGTCTCCGCGATCGACTGGAAGTCGTCCGCCCGGGTCGGCCATCCGATCATCCGCCGCTTCGAGCGGGAATCGGATGTCTTCACCCAGCTCGTGCTCGACACGGGTGCCGAAATGCTGGCGGCGGCCCCCTCCGGGGAGCGGAAGTCCGACATCGCCCTCTGGGCGGCCGATGTTCTCGCCTACCTCGGCTCGAGCCGAGGCGACCGGCTCGGCCTCGTCTGGGGGGACGCAGTCTCGGGCGGCGCACTGCCGGCGCGGCACGGCCGGGATCATCTCGAGTTCCTCCTCAACCGGGCAGCGAGTGCCTACGAGCAGACCCGGGCGGGCAGCGATGTCGCCGGGCTGCTCGGCCACGTCCTCACCCTGACCCGCCAGCGATCCCTCATCGTCCTCGTGACCGATGAGGCGTGGCCGCAGCCGAGCGACGTCGACATTCTGCGGAGGGTGCGAGCTCGGCACGAGCTTCTCGTCGTCCGGGTCGCCGACATGCCGATGACGGCCGACCATGAGCGGATGGTCGACATCGGGCAGGGGATCGCCCTGCCGGCCTACGCGCGGCGGGACCCGGAGCTGGCCCGCATGCTGGCCGAGCAGCGGGCCGCCCTCATCGAGGGTACGCGGAGGCTGTTGAGGGCCCACCGGGTCAAGCAGAGCGTTGTCGCCTCGTCGGAGGATGTTGTCCCCGTCATCGTCGAGACCCTCCGGAGGGGGGTCCGTGGCTGA
- a CDS encoding long-chain-fatty-acid--CoA ligase, with translation MTHDALPWTAHYQPGVPAEIEMPTDSLIELVETAVEQGGERPAMTFFGRETTYATLGEQIASVAEGLRRLGVRPGDRVALILPNCPQHVVAFYAVLRLGAIVVEHNPLYTERELLAQFNDHRARVVIAWDTSVEKIQSFDVDSIVAVNLLDEFPVLKRWALGLPVASLRKKRDALTTVTMGTIPWKDLLSGPALADEHPRPDVDDLAVIQYTSGTTGAPKGAMLSHRNLYANARQGEAWMLGAQTGRENVYALLPMFHAFGMTLYLTFGILKQANLILFPRFDVDLVLDAVKKHPPTVYCAVPPIYRKTAERAKERGISLSSAAYCISGAMKLTDDIVEMWEAQSGGLLVEGYGMTESSPVALGNPFHATRRTGTIGIPFPSTEMRVVDIEDPAGEVAQGEQGELLLRGPQVFQGYWENEEETRETLLPGGWLRTGDIVTVDEDGFTTIVDRVRELIITGGFNVAPSEVEQILVTHPAIEDAAVVGFDSGSGEEVVAAVVITKGETLDTEAVRAYCRQYLAGYKVPRRIVPVLDLPRSMLGKVLRREAKAQIEPYLRQR, from the coding sequence ATGACCCACGACGCTCTGCCATGGACGGCCCACTACCAGCCGGGTGTTCCCGCTGAGATCGAGATGCCGACCGACTCCCTCATCGAACTCGTCGAGACCGCTGTTGAGCAGGGCGGCGAGCGCCCCGCTATGACCTTCTTCGGCCGCGAGACGACGTACGCGACCCTCGGGGAGCAGATCGCCTCCGTCGCCGAGGGGCTGCGCCGGCTCGGCGTGCGCCCCGGCGACCGCGTCGCCCTCATCCTCCCCAACTGCCCTCAGCATGTCGTTGCGTTCTACGCGGTGCTGCGGCTCGGTGCGATCGTCGTCGAGCACAATCCGCTCTATACAGAACGAGAGCTGCTCGCCCAGTTCAACGACCATCGCGCCCGTGTCGTCATCGCCTGGGATACGTCTGTTGAGAAGATCCAATCCTTCGATGTCGATTCCATCGTCGCCGTCAACCTGCTCGATGAGTTCCCGGTACTCAAGCGCTGGGCGCTCGGCCTGCCGGTCGCCTCCCTCCGGAAGAAGAGGGACGCGCTGACAACGGTGACAATGGGCACCATCCCCTGGAAGGACCTGCTGTCTGGGCCCGCGCTTGCGGACGAGCATCCGCGGCCCGACGTCGACGACCTCGCCGTCATCCAGTACACGTCGGGGACGACGGGAGCCCCGAAGGGGGCAATGCTCAGCCACCGGAACCTGTACGCGAACGCCCGCCAGGGCGAGGCGTGGATGCTGGGCGCGCAGACGGGCCGGGAGAACGTCTACGCGCTGCTGCCGATGTTCCACGCGTTCGGTATGACCCTTTACCTCACCTTCGGGATCCTCAAGCAGGCCAACCTCATCCTCTTCCCGCGCTTCGATGTCGACCTGGTCCTCGACGCGGTGAAGAAGCACCCGCCGACGGTCTACTGCGCGGTGCCGCCGATCTACCGGAAGACAGCTGAGCGCGCGAAGGAGCGCGGCATCTCCCTCTCATCGGCCGCCTACTGCATCTCCGGAGCCATGAAGCTGACCGACGACATCGTCGAGATGTGGGAGGCGCAGTCCGGCGGGCTGCTCGTCGAGGGCTACGGCATGACCGAGTCCTCGCCTGTCGCGCTCGGCAACCCGTTCCACGCGACACGGCGCACCGGCACGATCGGGATCCCCTTCCCCTCGACTGAGATGAGGGTTGTCGACATCGAGGATCCGGCCGGGGAGGTCGCCCAGGGCGAGCAGGGTGAACTGCTCCTCCGCGGCCCGCAGGTGTTCCAGGGCTACTGGGAGAACGAGGAGGAGACGAGAGAGACCCTCCTGCCCGGGGGCTGGCTTCGCACTGGAGATATTGTCACCGTCGACGAGGATGGCTTCACGACGATCGTCGACCGGGTCCGCGAGCTCATCATCACCGGCGGCTTCAACGTGGCACCCTCGGAGGTCGAGCAGATCCTCGTCACGCACCCGGCGATTGAGGATGCCGCGGTGGTCGGCTTCGACAGTGGATCCGGCGAGGAGGTGGTGGCCGCCGTTGTCATCACCAAGGGCGAGACCCTCGACACGGAGGCGGTGCGGGCCTACTGCCGCCAGTACCTGGCCGGATACAAGGTGCCCCGCCGCATTGTGCCCGTCCTCGACCTGCCGAGGTCGATGCTCGGCAAGGTGCTCCGCAGGGAGGCGAAGGCCCAGATCGAGCCCTATCTCAGACAGCGCTGA
- a CDS encoding phage holin family protein: MKFIVRTLVSALALWLTSLLLPGIEAPAAQSDTQFALYLLGIGAIFTLVSMIIRPIIVVLSIPFYILTLGLWALVVNALILLLSSWIADQFGWGMTVDGFWWAVAGGLVVAIIIMIIDAFLPKSLRR, from the coding sequence ATGAAGTTCATTGTTCGCACCCTGGTCTCCGCGCTCGCCCTGTGGCTGACGAGCCTGCTGCTGCCCGGCATCGAGGCCCCTGCCGCCCAGTCCGACACGCAGTTCGCGCTCTACCTCCTCGGCATCGGAGCGATCTTCACCCTCGTCTCCATGATCATCCGGCCGATCATCGTCGTCCTGTCGATCCCGTTCTACATCCTCACCCTCGGACTGTGGGCGCTCGTCGTCAACGCCCTCATCCTCCTCCTCTCCTCGTGGATCGCCGATCAATTCGGCTGGGGCATGACGGTCGACGGGTTCTGGTGGGCCGTTGCCGGCGGCCTCGTCGTCGCCATCATCATCATGATCATCGACGCGTTCCTGCCGAAGAGCCTGCGCCGATGA